One region of Candidatus Riesia pediculischaeffi genomic DNA includes:
- a CDS encoding GTP cyclohydrolase I, translating to MSFLNEDVNLIRKKLQLCGLDIQSNSNFSISFKKLSKLYSELFFKSDYRDFPKFKLMENKIQFNEMIIIRDVQFISICEHHLLIIEGTSTVAYIPKKYIVGLSKISQIIHFFSKRPQLQEKMTKQISISLKNLLKTEDVAVFINAVHYCMKIRYAQDRSSDVVTTELSGSFVSDNLLKDRFLRFCYSNR from the coding sequence ATGTCTTTTTTGAACGAAGATGTAAATCTAATTCGMAAAAAACTGCAATTGTGCGGATTAGACATACAATCTAACAGTAATTTTAGTATATCTTTTAAGAAACTTTCTAAGTTATATTCAGAACTGTTTTTTAAATCAGATTATCGAGATTTTCCAAAATTCAAACTAATGGAAAATAAAATACAATTTAACGAAATGATTATTATCAGAGATGTTCAGTTCATCAGCATCTGTGAACATCATTTGTTGATAATAGAAGGAACTTCTACCGTAGCATATATTCCGAAAAAGTATATTGTTGGATTGTCTAAAATCAGTCAAATAATACATTTTTTTTCCAAAAGACCTCAATTGCAAGAAAAGATGACTAAACAAATATCGATTTCTTTAAAAAATTTGTTAAAAACTGAAGATGTTGCAGTATTTATAAATGCGGTTCATTACTGTATGAAAATAAGATATGCACAAGACAGATCGAGCGATGTTGTTACGACTGAGTTAAGTGGATCGTTCGTCTCAGATAATCTACTTAAGGATCGTTTTCTTCGATTTTGTTACAGCAATCGATGA
- the rhtA gene encoding threonine/homoserine exporter RhtA, with amino-acid sequence MLSIRSNNKWQSRICIISLISGMISIQSGASLAKKLFPSIGTFGVTALRLFIASIILCTFFKPWKKRFKKESFIHLIIYGISLGSMNSLFYLSLDRIPLGIAVALEFTGPLSVAFYLSKKIIDFFWIIMVMIGLLLLFPFYNNSELDPIGIIYALLAGICWSAYIVSGKIAGTKYGSSITVSLGSLISTLIFFPLGIIKVGAHELFNFSILPTACAVSFLSTTFPYTIEMFALTRMSTRTFGTLMSLEPAIGALIGKIFLHENLSCVQWVALLFIIFASIGSTLVGTKR; translated from the coding sequence ATGCTTTCCATCAGAAGTAATAATAAATGGCAATCTAGAATCTGTATAATATCATTAATTTCTGGAATGATATCCATACAAAGTGGTGCTTCCTTAGCAAAAAAACTGTTTCCAAGCATTGGGACATTTGGAGTGACGGCGTTACGACTATTCATTGCTTCCATAATATTATGTACATTTTTCAAACCTTGGAAAAAAAGATTCAAGAAGGAATCATTCATTCATCTCATAATATATGGGATCTCACTTGGATCAATGAACTCTTTGTTCTATCTCTCCTTGGACAGAATCCCTCTTGGAATAGCTGTGGCTTTAGAGTTTACCGGTCCTCTTTCCGTCGCATTTTACCTATCTAAAAAGATAATTGATTTCTTTTGGATCATAATGGTGATGATAGGATTGTTACTTCTTTTCCCGTTTTATAATAACAGTGAACTAGATCCGATTGGAATAATATATGCTCTACTAGCTGGAATATGCTGGAGTGCATATATCGTTTCTGGAAAAATAGCTGGAACAAAATACGGATCTTCAATTACAGTATCCCTAGGTTCATTAATCTCAACACTTATCTTCTTTCCTTTAGGAATAATTAAAGTTGGAGCACATGAACTTTTTAACTTTTCAATTTTACCAACTGCATGTGCTGTCTCCTTTTTATCGACAACATTTCCATATACCATAGAGATGTTCGCACTCACAAGAATGTCGACAAGAACGTTTGGAACTTTAATGAGTTTAGAACCAGCGATAGGAGCTTTAATCGGAAAAATTTTTCTTCACGAAAATTTAAGTTGTGTTCAATGGGTCGCCCTTCTCTTTATAATATTTGCCTCTATCGGATCAACGTTAGTTGGTACGAAAAGATAG
- a CDS encoding Bax inhibitor-1 family protein → MGILTFSGLAAYDSQKLKEMGSSLFSCENSISKDVMRKHSIVGALTLYLDFINIFLVLLQINGERK, encoded by the coding sequence TTGGGAATACTTACTTTTTCTGGTTTGGCTGCGTACGATAGTCAAAAGTTAAAGGAGATGGGATCAAGTTTATTTTCGTGTGAAAATTCGATCAGTAAGGATGTCATGAGGAAACATTCCATTGTTGGAGCTTTAACGTTATATTTAGATTTTATCAACATTTTTCTTGTTTTGTTGCAGATTAATGGAGAACGTAAATAA
- a CDS encoding Bax inhibitor-1 family protein, with translation MNQIDRQSESLFHREKTRLQFYMANVYGWMSVSLLLTAFVSFYMIRNEKIIFFMSTNRWVLLVVFLVEIFLVNFLTSSVLRKIDGDSVTTLLMLYSLLTGITISLPLFIYTSFSIVSTFFISSIMFGSLSVYGYKTKTSLSAFSSFLFMSIVGIITASFLNMLXEVLH, from the coding sequence GTGAATCAAATTGATCGACAAAGTGAATCATTATTTCATAGAGAAAAAACTAGGTTGCAGTTTTATATGGCGAACGTTTATGGATGGATGTCTGTATCTTTATTGTTAACAGCGTTTGTTTCATTTTATATGATCAGGAATGAAAAAATTATTTTTTTCATGTCTACGAATAGATGGGTTCTCCTCGTTGTTTTTCTTGTTGAGATATTTTTGGTGAATTTCTTAACATCATCTGTATTACGTAAGATTGATGGAGATTCTGTTACTACTTTGCTCATGTTATACTCCTTATTGACTGGAATTACAATTTCTTTACCTCTGTTTATCTATACAAGTTTTTCTATAGTATCCACATTTTTCATATCTTCAATCATGTTTGGATCATTATCCGTTTATGGATATAAGACAAAAACAAGTTTGAGCGCATTTTCTAGTTTTTTATTTATGTCCATTGTTGGAATTATCACCGCTTCATTTCTTAACATGTTGNCGGAAGTTCTACATTAA
- the bioD gene encoding dethiobiotin synthase encodes MNRCFFITGTDTDVGKTVVSCIMLKKASNVGYTTVGYKPVSTGVSEKSSLNFINSDISLLRKYSDLKLSDSEISPIVFSQKTSPNIASRINGREINLEVINFGLENLKRKADFIVVEGVGGWYTPLSFDMKISDWVKSREIPIILTVSFKIGCINHALLTVEAVQNSNLKIVGWVANRFSLKKKFHSNYFYSLLHMIPYPCIGIIPDISDWQSYPMEKYIKSRYIF; translated from the coding sequence GTGAATAGATGTTTTTTCATAACAGGAACAGATACAGATGTTGGGAAAACTGTAGTTAGTTGCATAATGTTGAAGAAAGCAAGTAATGTAGGATACACAACCGTTGGTTATAAACCAGTTTCTACAGGTGTTTCAGAGAAAAGTTCATTAAATTTTATAAATTCTGATATATCCCTGCTAAGAAAATACAGTGATTTGAAATTAAGTGATTCAGAGATTAGTCCGATCGTTTTTTCTCAAAAAACATCCCCTAATATTGCAAGCAGAATAAACGGAAGAGAGATAAATCTAGAAGTCATAAATTTTGGACTAGAAAATTTAAAAAGAAAAGCAGATTTTATCGTGGTTGAAGGAGTCGGTGGTTGGTATACTCCACTTTCATTTGATATGAAGATATCCGACTGGGTAAAATCAAGAGAAATTCCTATAATATTGACAGTTTCTTTTAAAATCGGATGTATCAACCATGCTCTACTGACAGTAGAGGCTGTTCAAAACAGTAATCTTAAGATCGTTGGATGGGTGGCGAATAGATTTTCTTTAAAAAAGAAATTTCATAGTAATTATTTTTATTCTCTTCTTCATATGATTCCATACCCTTGCATTGGAATAATACCAGATATTTCTGATTGGCAATCTTATCCAATGGAGAAGTATATTAAATCAAGATATATTTTTTGA
- the bioC gene encoding malonyl-ACP O-methyltransferase BioC: protein MNNKNAIAFSFGRAAKYYDDFAILQRKIGTRLFRKCSDSFEQKIILDAGCGTGFFSKKWKLIGKRVIALDISQEMLKVAKVGNSASCYMQADIESIPLKSNSVDLCFSNLVLQWCRNIHIPLSQMYRVTKYGGLVVFTTLADGSLKELRQCWEKVNNLSHFNSFLTYEEVEIACKIWLNKLEQISWYFLYPSFQSLLNSIKGIGASYLYKRKKKGLMTQKYLEKLVRNYPNVDNMFPLTYKIIFGTLYRE, encoded by the coding sequence ATGAACAATAAGAATGCTATCGCTTTTTCTTTCGGAAGAGCAGCAAAATATTATGATGATTTTGCGATATTACAAAGAAAAATTGGGACACGTCTTTTTAGAAAATGTTCTGATAGTTTCGAACAGAAAATTATATTAGATGCTGGATGTGGAACTGGATTCTTTAGCAAGAAGTGGAAACTGATCGGTAAACGTGTGATCGCATTGGATATATCACAGGAGATGCTGAAAGTAGCTAAGGTAGGAAATTCTGCGTCTTGTTATATGCAAGCAGATATAGAATCGATTCCGTTAAAGAGTAATAGCGTTGATCTATGTTTTAGTAATTTAGTTTTACAGTGGTGTAGAAATATCCATATTCCACTTAGTCAGATGTATAGAGTGACTAAATATGGAGGTTTGGTTGTGTTTACGACATTAGCGGATGGTTCTTTGAAGGAATTAAGACAATGTTGGGAAAAAGTGAATAACCTTTCCCACTTTAATTCTTTTTTAACTTACGAAGAAGTTGAGATTGCTTGTAAAATTTGGTTGAATAAATTAGAGCAAATATCTTGGTACTTTTTATATCCTTCCTTTCAGAGCTTGCTAAATTCCATTAAAGGGATAGGGGCAAGCTATCTATATAAAAGGAAAAAAAAAGGTTTGATGACTCAAAAGTATTTGGAGAAATTGGTTCGAAATTATCCAAACGTAGATAATATGTTTCCGTTAACCTACAAAATTATATTTGGAACTTTATATCGTGAATAG
- a CDS encoding aminotransferase class I/II-fold pyridoxal phosphate-dependent enzyme: protein MTHIHNSWKFFLKRSIYLRKRRNIWRNRFVIRQNDPTKITFNDKEYVSFSSNDYLGLSFNKDIKRSWKIGLDRYGNGSSSSGHIVGYSEEHELLERRLSLWLGYEEALLFGSGYSANQSIVFSLMKRKDSIFADKKSHASFVEAAAFSRSTFKRFVHNSADSLQTLLQKFYGDKNLIFTEGIFSMDGNFSKLKMIHEVSQKYDSYLMVDDAHGIGVFGEGGRGSCDMFQIRPEILMIGFGKAFGICGSAILCSGDMKDYLLNYSKNLIYSTMMPASQAFALLESLRQVKKSDHLRKKLRRNIEFFKEMTKRYKIPFLHELSKSGIQPIIVGNDQKCIELSEFLFKRNIWTQAIFPPTVPFGTSRIRIVITACHDVVDIEKLVLSLKEFFDQNEYEQ from the coding sequence ATGACGCATATTCATAATAGTTGGAAATTTTTTTTAAAAAGATCAATTTACCTTAGAAAAAGAAGAAATATTTGGAGAAATAGATTTGTAATTCGTCAGAATGATCCGACAAAAATAACTTTTAACGATAAAGAATATGTTAGTTTTTCCAGTAACGATTATTTAGGATTAAGTTTCAACAAGGATATTAAAAGATCTTGGAAGATCGGATTAGATAGGTATGGTAATGGAAGTTCAAGTTCTGGACATATTGTTGGGTATAGTGAAGAACATGAACTTTTGGAAAGAAGATTATCATTATGGCTTGGATATGAAGAAGCTTTGCTATTTGGTTCTGGTTATTCAGCAAATCAGAGTATTGTATTTTCTCTTATGAAGAGAAAAGATTCGATTTTTGCAGATAAAAAAAGTCATGCTTCTTTTGTAGAAGCAGCTGCGTTCAGTAGATCTACTTTTAAGAGGTTTGTTCATAATTCTGCAGACTCTTTACAGACGTTATTACAAAAATTTTATGGTGACAAAAATCTCATATTTACAGAAGGAATTTTTAGCATGGATGGTAATTTTTCTAAATTAAAAATGATTCATGAAGTATCTCAAAAATATGATTCCTATTTGATGGTAGATGATGCTCACGGAATAGGTGTATTTGGAGAAGGAGGAAGAGGAAGTTGCGATATGTTTCAAATACGACCTGAGATATTGATGATAGGTTTTGGGAAAGCTTTTGGAATATGTGGATCAGCCATACTTTGCAGTGGTGATATGAAAGATTATCTTTTAAACTACTCAAAGAATTTAATTTATAGCACGATGATGCCGGCATCTCAAGCATTCGCTCTACTTGAATCACTTCGTCAAGTCAAGAAATCTGATCATTTAAGAAAGAAGTTGAGAAGAAATATTGAATTTTTTAAAGAGATGACAAAAAGATATAAGATTCCCTTCTTACATGAACTATCGAAAAGTGGAATTCAACCGATTATTGTCGGAAATGATCAGAAGTGTATTGAACTGTCTGAATTTTTATTTAAAAGAAACATTTGGACTCAAGCTATCTTTCCTCCAACTGTTCCATTTGGAACTTCAAGAATTAGAATCGTTATTACTGCTTGTCATGATGTTGTCGATATTGAAAAATTGGTACTTTCTTTAAAAGAATTTTTTGATCAAAATGAATATGAACAATAA
- the bioA gene encoding adenosylmethionine--8-amino-7-oxononanoate transaminase, which produces MKKSEINFDSKHVWHPYSPINRAISSIPAVSASGTKIKLSNGNYLIDGMSSWWSAIHGYNHPILNKSIKKQLQKMSHIMFGGITHKPAISLCKKLINITSNKLECVFLADSGSVSIEIALKMAVQYWQSRGKKNKKKFVALQYGYHGDTLGAMSVCDPKNSMHSLYKGYLPKNFFTRAPYCNFHEDRNQEHILFLEKLFVDHSNHISAMIIEPIVQGAGGMRFYHPNYLKNVRKLCDQYDVLLIIDEIATGFGRTGKFFAYEYGDIFPDILCLGKALTGGYLTLAAVMTTKDIANTISEGEAKCLMHGPTFMANPLACEVANSSIDLLISGSWRKKIKKIEKQLIEELDSIRFNDLVKNVRVLGAIGVVEMKNQIDLNILQKKFVDLGVWIRPFRKIIYIIPPYIIEEKDLTKLTDAVKEVIFTISNSEFASDIII; this is translated from the coding sequence ATGAAAAAATCAGAGATAAATTTCGATTCAAAACATGTTTGGCATCCATACTCTCCTATTAATCGTGCCATTTCTTCGATCCCAGCTGTTAGCGCTTCTGGAACAAAAATAAAACTATCCAACGGTAATTATTTAATTGATGGTATGTCTTCTTGGTGGTCTGCAATACACGGATACAACCATCCAATTTTAAATAAATCGATCAAAAAACAACTACAAAAAATGTCGCATATAATGTTTGGAGGAATTACACATAAACCCGCCATTTCTTTATGTAAGAAATTGATTAATATTACATCAAATAAATTAGAATGTGTATTTCTGGCTGATTCCGGATCTGTATCTATAGAAATAGCCTTAAAAATGGCTGTTCAATATTGGCAATCGAGAGGAAAAAAAAATAAAAAAAAGTTTGTAGCCCTACAATACGGATACCATGGAGATACACTGGGCGCGATGTCTGTATGTGATCCAAAGAATTCAATGCACAGTCTATATAAAGGATATCTACCAAAAAATTTTTTCACTAGAGCTCCATATTGTAATTTTCATGAAGATAGAAATCAAGAACATATTTTGTTTCTGGAAAAATTATTCGTTGACCATTCAAATCACATTTCTGCTATGATAATAGAACCTATAGTACAGGGAGCAGGTGGTATGCGATTTTATCATCCGAATTATCTGAAGAATGTGAGAAAATTGTGCGATCAATACGATGTTCTTTTGATTATAGATGAGATCGCCACTGGTTTCGGAAGAACAGGTAAGTTTTTTGCTTATGAATATGGTGATATTTTTCCAGATATACTTTGTCTGGGAAAAGCATTAACTGGAGGATATTTAACTTTAGCAGCTGTTATGACCACAAAAGATATCGCTAACACAATTTCTGAAGGAGAAGCTAAATGTTTAATGCATGGACCAACGTTTATGGCAAATCCGTTAGCTTGTGAGGTAGCAAACTCCAGCATAGATCTTTTAATAAGTGGTTCTTGGAGAAAAAAAATTAAAAAAATAGAAAAACAGTTGATCGAAGAGCTTGATTCGATCAGATTCAACGATTTAGTAAAAAATGTAAGAGTTTTGGGAGCGATAGGTGTAGTGGAAATGAAAAACCAAATAGATCTTAATATTTTACAAAAAAAATTTGTGGATTTAGGAGTATGGATTCGTCCATTTAGAAAAATAATTTATATAATTCCACCTTACATTATTGAAGAGAAAGATTTAACAAAACTTACTGATGCGGTTAAAGAAGTAATTTTTACGATATCAAACAGTGAGTTCGCATCAGATATAATCATCTGA
- the ligA gene encoding NAD-dependent DNA ligase LigA has product MKNKNMQRYLSRLKKKIKKYQRLYYVFGKSEIPDFEYDLMVQRLNNIEKNSAKQIHIVSDLKSGSNLVKHHSPMLSLRNIFHEDECLRFYRKVLKILNKKNEEIHFCCELKVDGLAVNLIYKNGRLHSASTRGNSILGEDIFSNVCRLKDIPLLIQDEHGYIPDLMEVRGEIFMKFKKFKDFNKHMKQMNGRTFSNPRSAAVGLIRKTCQKNLIKRFLNFFSYGFGVIKYNGLAKFYKDQFKSLILLKSWNFPIIENVKLCSSADEILEYYKIACDIRNQLCYGVDGIVIKVDSAIYQKILGYTSYAPKWSIAFKFPIQKKTTTLVDVIFQIGKTGTITPIAKINTISFNGIQFSRVTLHNMNFIKRLGIKIGDEIIVGISGDVIPKIIEKISSSTRQYSKEIISPKCCPSCYSSVHLEKNGKIRCMGGIVCDSQRESMINHFVSKKAMNIIGIGKVMVKNLVKKNIVRNPVDLYHLKCSSLLKIDRMTERSAKKIICSIEQSKNTTLDRFLYSLGIQGVGQVLSRTIANNFDYYRLFLRFSEGKCSFSDSSVKIGKSAASRIVSFFRIRSNREMFISLRKILNF; this is encoded by the coding sequence ATGAAGAATAAAAACATGCAGAGATATTTATCTCGTTTAAAAAAGAAGATTAAAAAATATCAACGATTGTATTATGTATTTGGAAAATCAGAAATACCAGATTTTGAATATGATTTAATGGTTCAAAGATTGAATAATATAGAAAAAAACTCCGCTAAACAAATTCATATCGTCTCTGATCTAAAGAGTGGAAGCAATCTGGTTAAACATCATTCTCCGATGCTTTCATTGAGAAATATATTCCATGAAGATGAGTGTTTAAGATTTTATAGAAAGGTACTGAAGATTCTTAATAAGAAGAACGAGGAGATACATTTCTGTTGTGAGTTGAAAGTAGATGGGTTGGCGGTTAATTTAATTTATAAAAATGGAAGACTTCATAGCGCTTCTACAAGAGGTAACAGTATTCTTGGAGAAGATATTTTTTCGAATGTCTGTAGATTAAAAGATATCCCATTGCTGATTCAAGATGAACATGGATATATCCCAGATCTGATGGAAGTTCGAGGAGAAATTTTTATGAAATTTAAAAAGTTTAAAGATTTTAATAAACATATGAAGCAAATGAACGGAAGAACTTTTTCTAATCCGAGAAGTGCTGCCGTAGGATTAATAAGAAAAACATGTCAAAAAAATCTTATAAAGAGATTCTTAAATTTTTTTAGTTATGGTTTTGGTGTTATCAAGTATAATGGATTGGCTAAATTTTATAAAGACCAATTTAAATCATTAATATTGTTAAAAAGTTGGAATTTTCCAATTATCGAAAATGTTAAATTATGCTCATCTGCTGATGAAATTTTAGAGTATTATAAAATTGCTTGTGATATAAGAAATCAGCTATGTTATGGAGTAGATGGAATAGTTATAAAAGTTGATTCTGCAATATACCAAAAAATTCTAGGTTATACATCTTATGCACCGAAATGGTCAATTGCATTTAAGTTTCCTATTCAAAAAAAAACAACCACTCTTGTAGATGTTATATTCCAGATTGGAAAGACCGGAACGATCACTCCTATCGCAAAAATAAATACTATATCATTTAATGGAATTCAATTTAGTCGTGTAACTTTACATAATATGAATTTTATAAAGAGACTTGGAATTAAGATAGGAGATGAAATTATTGTAGGTATTTCAGGAGACGTTATACCGAAAATTATTGAAAAAATATCTTCTTCTACGAGACAATATTCCAAAGAGATCATTTCTCCAAAATGTTGTCCAAGTTGCTATTCTTCGGTTCATTTAGAGAAAAATGGAAAAATAAGATGTATGGGAGGCATAGTTTGTGATTCTCAAAGAGAATCTATGATTAACCATTTTGTTTCAAAAAAAGCTATGAACATTATCGGGATTGGAAAAGTAATGGTAAAAAATTTGGTAAAAAAAAATATTGTCAGAAATCCGGTAGATTTGTATCATTTAAAGTGTAGTTCTTTACTGAAGATAGATAGAATGACAGAACGTTCTGCTAAAAAAATTATTTGTTCAATTGAACAATCGAAGAACACTACTTTAGATAGATTTTTGTATTCTTTAGGAATTCAAGGAGTAGGACAGGTTTTATCTAGAACTATAGCGAATAACTTTGATTATTATCGATTGTTTTTAAGATTCTCTGAAGGAAAATGTTCTTTTTCTGATTCTAGTGTAAAAATAGGAAAGAGTGCTGCAAGTAGAATTGTTTCTTTTTTTAGAATAAGATCTAACAGAGAGATGTTTATTTCTCTTAGGAAAATACTAAATTTTTAA
- a CDS encoding HPr family phosphocarrier protein: MFQKEVIVNIKNGFHIRPASQFVKKAKDFSSDITIIFKKKMVNAKSLFRLQTLGISSGDIITISAEGKDERNAVEVLTRLIDQLK, translated from the coding sequence ATGTTCCAAAAAGAAGTCATTGTAAACATTAAAAACGGTTTTCATATACGTCCAGCTTCTCAATTCGTAAAAAAAGCAAAAGATTTTTCTTCTGATATAACAATTATTTTTAAAAAAAAAATGGTTAACGCAAAAAGTTTATTCAGATTACAGACTCTTGGCATATCTTCTGGTGACATTATCACAATATCAGCTGAAGGAAAAGATGAAAGAAATGCCGTAGAGGTTCTAACAAGACTGATAGATCAACTGAAATAA
- the ptsP gene encoding phosphoenolpyruvate--protein phosphotransferase, with protein MIKGIPVSPGIISGNCVVLKKEKIAINYKKISKCQVRDEINVFSYNKKKSVDQIKSIKNFLKKKKVDKEKIEIFEGHIMLIEDEEFERDVISCIQDEYYRSSTAVAKVIDRQISILRNVKDEYLKNRIIDFKDIRERIVKNIMKIPIIDLSTISKKIILIAEDLSPSDIVQSKTEKIIGLIMDKGNLNSHVSIIAKSLDIPTIVGTKHATKLIETNDHIILDSINNRIYRNPSQEKIEEVNKIKINHAIWKKELKKLKHFPAITLDNHKFSLQSNIRDNTEINLIEKSGSEGIGLYRTEFLFMNRSNPPTEEEQFQTYKEVAEIMNPRPVIIRTIDIGGDKFVPYINIPKEENPFLGLRAIRIIKNKEDIMLTQLRAILRATHFGNLKIMFPMVISLEEILHLKSQLSFIKNQLSRKNYIFREDIEIGIMIETPSAAIISRELAKEVDFFSIGTNDLTQYTLAVDRGNQSISYLYDPISPSVLRLIKKVIENAHQEGKEVSMCGELASDEFATIILVGMELDKFSMNSVSIPKIKKQIRRLRFQEAKEITEKILRLPSSKEIRNEIERFHKENDMHF; from the coding sequence ATGATTAAAGGAATTCCAGTTTCTCCAGGAATTATCTCAGGAAATTGTGTTGTTCTTAAGAAAGAAAAAATTGCTATAAACTATAAAAAAATTTCCAAATGTCAAGTTAGAGACGAAATTAATGTTTTTTCTTATAACAAAAAAAAATCAGTAGATCAAATTAAATCTATAAAAAATTTTTTAAAGAAGAAGAAAGTAGATAAGGAAAAAATAGAGATATTCGAAGGACATATCATGTTGATTGAGGATGAAGAATTTGAAAGAGATGTGATAAGTTGTATACAAGATGAATATTACAGATCTTCTACAGCAGTTGCAAAAGTTATCGACCGTCAAATATCGATATTACGTAATGTAAAAGACGAGTATCTTAAAAATCGAATAATCGATTTTAAAGATATTAGAGAAAGAATAGTAAAAAATATAATGAAAATTCCTATTATTGATCTATCTACGATTTCAAAGAAAATTATTTTGATTGCAGAAGATCTATCTCCATCCGACATAGTACAATCAAAAACAGAAAAAATCATCGGATTGATTATGGATAAAGGAAACCTTAATTCTCATGTCTCAATCATAGCAAAATCATTAGATATTCCCACCATCGTTGGAACAAAACATGCTACCAAACTTATTGAAACAAATGATCATATCATTTTAGATTCGATCAACAACAGAATTTATAGAAATCCATCTCAAGAAAAAATAGAAGAAGTAAATAAAATCAAGATAAATCATGCAATTTGGAAAAAAGAATTAAAAAAACTCAAACATTTTCCAGCAATTACATTAGATAATCATAAATTTAGCTTACAATCAAACATTAGAGATAATACAGAAATAAATTTAATAGAAAAAAGTGGATCAGAAGGGATCGGATTGTACAGGACAGAGTTTTTGTTCATGAACCGAAGCAATCCTCCTACTGAAGAAGAACAGTTTCAAACTTACAAAGAAGTTGCAGAGATCATGAATCCAAGACCAGTCATCATTAGAACGATAGATATTGGAGGAGATAAATTTGTTCCATACATAAATATACCGAAAGAAGAAAATCCTTTTTTAGGATTACGAGCAATAAGAATCATAAAAAATAAAGAAGATATCATGTTGACACAATTACGAGCTATACTACGTGCAACTCATTTCGGAAATTTAAAGATCATGTTTCCGATGGTAATTTCTTTAGAAGAGATACTACATCTAAAAAGTCAACTTTCTTTTATTAAGAACCAGTTATCCCGTAAAAATTATATCTTCAGAGAAGACATAGAAATTGGAATTATGATAGAAACGCCTTCTGCAGCCATTATATCTAGAGAGTTGGCAAAAGAAGTAGATTTTTTTAGCATTGGAACAAATGATTTAACTCAATATACACTGGCAGTTGACAGAGGAAACCAATCGATATCTTATTTATATGATCCAATATCACCGTCTGTATTAAGATTGATAAAAAAAGTAATAGAAAATGCACATCAGGAAGGGAAAGAAGTGAGCATGTGTGGTGAACTGGCTTCGGATGAATTCGCGACGATTATCTTAGTTGGGATGGAATTAGATAAGTTCAGTATGAACTCTGTCTCTATTCCTAAGATCAAAAAGCAAATTCGAAGATTAAGATTTCAAGAAGCAAAAGAGATCACGGAAAAAATTTTAAGATTACCTTCTTCTAAAGAAATCAGAAATGAGATAGAGAGATTCCATAAAGAGAATGATATGCATTTTTGA